In Amblyomma americanum isolate KBUSLIRL-KWMA chromosome 8, ASM5285725v1, whole genome shotgun sequence, the DNA window TATTCCAAACGACCCCCCAAAATTTTGGAATTAGGCTCAtcccagaaaatggattaaggtggattagcgGGGCCTAGTGGGTGGATCAGGGTGGATTAAGTGGGCTTAGTGGTTGTGTAAAGGTGGAAGATTGGtttgtggtttggtttatggggtttaacgtcccaaagcgattcaggctatgagagacgccgtagtgaagggttccggaaatttcgaccacctggggttctttaacgtgcactgacatcgcacagcacacaagcctctagaatttcgcctccgtcgaaattcgaccgccgcggccgggatcgaacccgtgtctttcgggcaagcagccgagcaccgttaAGGCGGAAGAGTCGGTAGGGTTAGTATAATTCCATacgataatccaatggaaggtactcgagCATTCTTGTtatcagattttcaaatttggcggggCTGATGACatcacgaccctctcgaccatTCATGAaatttcgttacggagaaacCCTGTCGTTTTTGCAAGACATCAACCTAATTGCTGTCGACTTAACATTTATTCGCCGGCAGGAAGTGGTTTAAGGTGAGGTCTCGGTCGCGCTAGATGGCCGTCAGCCCGTGACTTACGGCGACCTCGTTGGCTCTCTGCACTGCCCGGAGTTGGGTCTCCAGGTCTGAGCTGAACAGCACTGCCTCCCACTGCTTTGAGTTACGGAGCTGCATTACGTCAGGACGCGGGAGGTCGTCCGTATAGTCTCATAAAAGTGTGATCCAGTGTGATccaattttgaccacttgggctctgcaagagcgagttgacgggctagctGGTTTTACCCGACTATCCCAACTATAGCCAGTGAGTTCACTCTTGTAAACTACATTTCCTGAACTTCGGGCTCTATTAGCTGTTACAATTGATAGTCAGCGCCAGTATGTGTCTTTGACTGTTTCCGTCCCTTGTCGTTGTGTCTTCACTTATAAAAATTGTCTATTGAtaatctatagacttcttatagagtctattgccttcctgtagatatttatttttcgctattcatagtctacagactgtctatagaaagtctgctaaaagtgtatggccctAAATCCACAGATTGCCCGTAGAcggtctatagaatttgtattgccatAACTATCCTCTAGCTTTTATCCATAGACAGGCTATAGCCTTAATAGAGAGAAGttcatggacagtctatagactgtctaaagaaatgtttTTAAGACAATCACGCTGTAATCCGCCGCACTTGGGGTTTTGTAACACGCACAGACATCGCAGATACGGTCGtcctttgcatttcgccgccacagaaacgcggccgctgcggccgggtctTCTTCCGGCGTCCTTATGCTCATCAAGGCGAACGCCGCAGATTACAGAAGGCCGAATTGAATCCCGCGTCCTCATGTTCTGCAGCTGAATGCCCGCTGCCACGGCGGTGGCGAGCTTCGACCGCACAAACCGACCCCGAACAATTGCACGTTGTAGAACATTGTCGAAGCACTGAAACATTGAAACATTGTTGAACATCGTTGAAATATTGTTGAAACATTGTCGAAACGTTGTTCGGAAAGGACCTCCGCAGTTTCGTCTGTCTAAATTTAGCGACACGCTTCAGTTATCGTGCGGCTGTTGCCGTGATAAATTCCGCATAGTGCTGGAGAATGTGTTCTGGAAATGTGACAGCAGAGAGCACAGCTGAACGCGCAGCTGAACGCACAGCTTCAGGACTTTTTTCTTGTCAAGTCATTTGGTGATTAACACGCGGCCTAGCACGTTGTGATTAATGCCGATCATGGCGTACACTGCGCCTCTCGGTTTCGAGGTACATACTTAGGCTTCGAAGAACGTATATTTTATTGGGAGAGATGGCCTCGCCCATACAAAACTTTGTTTAGACAGTATATAGCCTGTCCATAGACTTCGGTCTATATAGCTTATAGACTCTGTATAGACAAggcctagagaacagtctataggcaatacaaatcctttagacagtctatatataatctatagatttatggccatacacttttagtagacttttgtctataaacagtctatagactatgaatagataaaaagaaatatttataggaaggcaatagagtctgtaaaagtctatagactgtttatagaccgTGTTTATAAGTGCGGTAAGCTATCCCACCAGCCGCGTAAGCACGGGTATCCAGTACTGGCACTCTGTCCTTCCCAGGAGGTGACGTCAGCGGGTCGGCGCCATCGGGGCAGCATCCATGGAGCCTCGTGGCAGCATCTCGGCGGGGGGCCCCGGCAACCATCACGTGCCGTCCGGGACCACCACCACAacgcaccaccagcagcagcagcagggcggAGGCTGCGACGCCACTTCCTTCTACCTGGGTGCCACCCTGCTGCTTAGCCTGGGATCGGCACTGTGCCTGCTGCTCGCATTCCTCAGTGACCACTGGGAGCTGGTGCGGAGGAAACCTcgttttctctccctctctctgctTTGTTGCTTCCCTTCTCTGCGGGCCATCTGAGTTTCCGTAACGTACAGAACATTCACGGGTGAAAACTCCCAGCTGCCGTCACTGGAAGGAGCCGACCAGATAACGTCACACAAACAGAGGGGCCCCAAGCAGAGGCGGCATCTAGTGGTGTAGGTTGAAAGCGTTCAAGTCTCTTTGCTTTGGGAGAGAGTGAGACGGGCATCAGACCGGGCTTTAAAGTGTCTCAGACTACGGCGACGTGGGCTTTAAAACGTTAATGGTTTAtctccaaaacaaaaaaagaactctAACAAAATGACTCCTGttcatatttattattgtgtaaatagtttgtgtatattacctctccccatatcctctcttcctgttccctcacctctttcatttaatttctccattatgcctgctatcctttaattccgctaccccagctcaggtgcttcagtatcgatggcagatgccggggccagcaaaaaccttttccttctttttttattattattttaataaactactactactactactactactactactactactactactactactactactactactactactactactactaacaaAATGACAGGAGAAATGGGGCAGGTATTGTCATCACGTCCACCAGATGCCGCGAGAATGTGAATCGCTTTGCGTCGTCTGTGAGGCTATTGCCCAGTGAGTGATCCTGAGTGGCCACTCGCGTAGGAATAATTAGCTCGGTCGACGAATTCAGCCACGTTGGCACTTCATGATGGAAGCTCTGTCTCTATATATGCCGCTGTGTACAGGACGTTGCTCCCATTACAAGAGTGACGAAAGCTTATTAGAGGCTCGAGGATAAAAAATTCTTAAACGAACTCTCTTCGGGAATTACGCAAGCATTGAAGAGAGCGCGTTATCAGTACGCATTGCGAGAGACTCCAACAAATTTGCTTCAGAAACGAGTGCGCTCCACGAAGTTACTATGGCCTTGATGCTGGACAAAGAAGAAATCTTCGTCCCAGCGGACAAACACTGAATTATTTGGGGTGGTTGCTTATTTTTGTCGCTTATTCTATAAGGTTCGTGCAAAATGGTCAGAGGTAAACAGCAAAAAAGCCCGAAGAGGGTCTGACGTGGCGGCCACGTCATCCTGACGACATGGAGGGCGTTTTGTACATTGCAGAATAGTTAGGCAGCATGCGCGGAAGGAATACTTCTCAGAACATTGTAATTAGGTAGAATAGAAACTACTTTTTGTACTTTATCTAAacctcatatgaaaaaaaaatgaccccgCCAGTAACAAATATTTGCCACCTATCACGACAAACATGGCTGCAAACTGAATACGCAAATGTTTACACCGTATTAAACGATGCGAAGTAAGACGCAgcattataattataattggttttgggggggggggggggaaggaaatggcgcagtatctgtctcatatatcgttggacacctgaaccgcgccgtaagggaatggtaaaggagggagtgaaagaagaaaggaagagggtggtgccgtagtggagggctccgggataatttcgaccatctcgggatctttaacgtgcactgacatagcacagcacacgggcgccttagcgtttttcctgcatcaGAACTTGTTTTTCAACCATTATGAAGAACGCCAGGTGTCCATCCAAACAATTGTGGATGTGCTGTCTGTTGGGTTGAGCAaaaacgagagcgttgagacgccaaccggacagtTCTATTCCCGCCCAGCGAATCCCGGCACGAGACGCGCGCCAGCCGCCACGAGCCGcccgcagccaagccaagccacgcagacgcctagccactgcatgtggctactgcctgcAACACTGTTGTCTTAGCATTTGTTTTGAAACCGTGATTGTAAGACACGGCATCACAACTTGTTTTACAACCATTATGAAGAACGCCAggtgtccatccaaacaactgtagAGGTGCTGTCGTCTTAGCATTTGTTTTGAAACCATGATTGTAAGACACGGCTTCGCAACTTGTTTTGCAACCATTACGAAGAACGCCAGCTGTCCATCCAAACAATTGTAGAGGTGCTGTCGTCTTAGCATTCGTTTTGGAGCCGTGATTGTATGACACGGCATCACTTGTTTTACAACCATTATGAAGAACGCCAGGTGTCCATCCAAACAATTGTAGAGGTGCTGTCGTCTTAGCATTTGTTTTGAAACCGTGATTGTAAACCACGGCATCACAACTTGTTTTACAACCATTACGAAGAACGCCAGGTGTCCATCCAAACAAGTGTAGAGGTGCTGTCGTCTTAGCATTTGTTTTGAAACCATGATTGAAAGACACGGCATCACAACTTGTTTTACAACCATTATGAAGAACGCCAGGTGTCCATCCAAACAATTGCGGAGTTGCTGTCGTCTTAGCATTTGTTTTGGAGCCTTGATTTTAAGACACGGCATCACAACTTGTTTTACAACTATTACGAAGAACGCCAGGTGTCCATCCAAACAATTGTTGAGGTGCTGTCGTCTTAGCATTTGTTTTGAAACCCCGATTGTAAGACACGGCATCACAACTTGTTTTACAATCATTATGAAGAACGCCAGGTGTCCATCCAAGCAATTGCGGAGGTGCTGTCGTCTTAGCTTTTGTTTTGAAACCGTGATTGTAATTATCTACGGTGACGAACGAGATAAACATTTTTAGCTTTATAGTTTATCTTCTACAGATTAATACCCTGAAAAGATCAGAGGAGATTTTTCATTCTTATAGTGAACGCCTCGCGTTAGCAACATCCATTTGAGGTCACTAACTCACACACACTCATCAGCGGTGAACAGGCGCCACAGAAGCAGGCGCTGGATTCGCAGTTCTTGATATGTTCTTTCACTCAGTGCTTTCCTTTTCTACTTTCACAAAATAAATTCAGAACTTCCCGTGAAAGCGCTGTGAAAGGGACCCCGAGAACAAGTCCATCCAATTTTCGTTACTGGCAAAAATCGATTCTTTGGTTCTTTAATGCCGCGTTGGCGTTTGTTCGCTAGCGGGAGGCGCACTTATTACccagaaaattggatttaaaaatggaTCAATCCTCCCACTCAATTTCAACTCGTGACGTCATGGTCCACGGAGAAGGACTCTGCGATTCCTGCTTAGAAATGGATGGCAACTTAGAACAGCCTCAGGGATGGGCGAGAGAGAAAAACGGCCGGTGACAGTAATACTGTAAAATCTCGTTAATTCGAGCCCCGTTACTTGGGAAAAGTGGATAATTTGGACAGCCCGTTCGGTCCCGTGAAAGGCACGCACTATTCTATTCCTTGAAACGCTCGTTAGTTCGAATGAATTTGGCCTTACTTCTGTTAATTCTGACAGGCGGCGGAGGTCACGTCTGCACAGGACCTCAGAGACGGGGTTATAGTGTTGACGAGAGGGATTCAGAAGTCTATGGCACGAGTGGCTCTGGCTTCAAGCCGAAAGGTAAGGAAGTCGTGCTCATCGCTATATGACCATGAGTATAGAACTCACGtgcggtgggagggggggggggggtattttgtGCTGCGCTTCGCCATTCTTTGTTCTCGTCGCGTACACGTCCAGCATCGTGCTGCCAGCGTTCTCCTTGTCATCGCGGCGCCTCTAGTCATTTCACATTACGATGGTGGGCGTGTACACAGGGTCTGCTTTCTTTTTGGCGGGGTTTGTGCGTATGTGAGAAGTTCAAACCCTGAGTATCCTAGAGAACATATGCGTTCTTTCTTCATCCGACAGTATGCGCACACTGAATCATTTggcaaaacagcaaaaaaatagtTGTTGACAGTCTGTTTTCTCGCAATCAACAATTACAGAATTTTTCACGAAATAAGAGCATGTAGACGTCGGGCAATTTGTTATGAGTTCTTGGTTTCCCTGATAATTCGACAGTCGGTAAATCCGAACATTTTCTCCGGTGCCGTGAAATCCGAATCAACAGGGTTTTACTGACATGTATTTCATTCGCTGGCCTTTCCTGCGCTCCATTTTCAGTCAACGTATATGTAATGTGTTTTCCGTTAGAGTAACCGGACAATCTATAGACACAATCCAACTTCAATttgacttcatcatcatcattccttCAACGCGCGAGGCCGAGATGGTGTGTCAGCGGCCACAAATGTTGTTTCAAACATGTTTTATTAAATAAAATTCGATCCAATTCAAATGCTAACAGCGGTCTCTAAACTGACAGCTTCCTGACCGACCCGCGTTCTTCTTCGTGGCGCTGAGCAGGTGCTGTACGACGCCGACCACGTGGCCTCTCTCGCCCAGCAGCGGGGCTTGGCGATGACGCGGTCGCGCAATGTGCTCCGCCTGGCGGACGGCGGAGGCAGCAGTGGGCAGCAGGAGAGGGGCTCTTCCTCCTCTGCGCTCTTCCTGGTCAACCTCAACGGAGGGGTGCACCGGATATGCTCCACATTGGACGGTACGGTGCCCCGAGAACAAGATTATCGGAGAAAGGGGCCACAATTTCCTCAAGCATCAACTGCGGGGTGCAAATGGGACTAACGCAGAAACTAATGCATCGCAGAGGCTGACTCGACAGCCCCCTGTCGGTACCGTGTCGACTCAGCACCACACGATAGCACTGTTATTATCGTGTTGACTCTTCAtggtgggacaaacagcgacactattagacacctttagcataccgtgttggCGTTGCCGTCACCGGAGTACCGGGAGGCCGCGCGCCGTCAGTGCGCATGTGCAAATCGCCTTTAgggcgacagatggcgccaggtacccagcTGCTGCTCGCGAGCCTgtcgcatcgggaccaatcagcgcgtgcggactggcggtgggcgggctcccgacACATCGGTTATGGTAaaggtaacacggtacacggtatacGTGGTTGCTAAAGATGTCTGCTTGctgtagtgcctagaatatagcCGTGCTTCAGCCAACGGGCCAGATGTGGAAGCATCAACGGTGCTTGCTCGCGTTTTCATTTTTCTCAGACAAATAAGTCACTGTTTCAAAGAAGCGAGCTGCGGCAACAGCGCATATAATTTACAATTCTTTCCACAGGCAGAGTCTGATGTGTCTTTCCTCCTCCGCTGGCGCAGGGGAGGACATCGCTTTTCTGGGCAGCGAGGCCAAGGACGCGCTGACCGGCTGCATCTCGTACTACTCGAGCTCGGACGAGGAGCGCGTCTCGACCCTCGTCGTCCGCTCGCCCTGGCTTGACAGTGATTGCGCCTCGCTATTCATCCACGCATGCGCCCCCGCTAACCGCAGACAGCAGTGCTGTAGCTTGATCGAAACTGCCGTCGGGGTAACTGAACCCCGGGTTTCACCGAAGACGAGGAATGGAAGCTAGAAAAAGTGTCTTAATCAGAGTTTCCCATTGTGGTCATGTGTCTTTCGTTCGGAGGCAATAACGGCAACAACCAAAGTCCTTGAACTATGAACCCAGAAAGCCCAGACTTGCTGGATCTGAAGAATTATTGCCGGAATTTTTCTCGCGCTCTGCACAACTGTATTCCGCGAGGGAAAGGTATATGAAGTAATGTCAGTCGTCGGTACATATACCAGTTATTTCAGGGAAGCGGATCACGAATTTTTAAAAAGGGTCTCTGAgataaagagaagctttttgtcgTCATAGTAATACAAGAgatggcggacgtcaaaaacggGTGATCACTTTAAGTACTAAACTGATTAACTAAAAataaatttgttgagccacagcggcgagggtattCGCGTTTCCAGAATTCTATAAACTGATAAGGCTATTACTAGCGGCCGCCTACAAATCattaattgcaatcaggtgcctatcgccCAACAACGTTTAATAATCGACAGCTTTCGTGCTGTACACAAAGGAAGTAGTAATTATAAGATAGAATGAGTTTAAAAACATCGTATGGTAGACGAGCTTCGTCATTAATTATTCAGTGTATGACTATGGTCTCATGGTTAATAGTCATCTCTCCGCGAGCAGAAATGAAGAACCTGGCCATGTCGTGCTCCCTGGTGAGCCTGATCCTGGTCGGGGCCAGCGCCCTGGTCGGGGGCTTCGGCATCTGCAAGCGCCAGCTCTCCGCCGTCATGGTCACGGGAGTCATGTTCATACTCGCCGGTGAGCACTCACTGCAGTGCGACGCCTCGCGCAACTTTACTCGTACGTGAGCTGTGAGTGGCGGGACTGCCCGGATGCCTTGCGCAGAGGCGCAAttccagaaagttaggtgggttaATGAGATTCAGAAATTTACGGGGATGAAGTGGCTGCATCTGGCAGCAGTGGTTGCAGAGAcaaggaagaggcctttgtcctgcagtgggcgtagtcaggctgatgatgatgatgacgatttcACGGTTTATGATAAGTACAGGCGCGCGTAAAAGCGAAGGGCGCACgcgagcagtgtgtgtgtgtgtgtatgtgtatgtgtgtgtgcgtgtgtgtgtgtgtatgtgcgtgtgtatgtgtgttcgtgcgtgcgtgtgttagagtgtgcgcgtgtgtgtgtgtgtgcgtgcgtgcgtgcgtgcgtgcgtgcgtgtgtgtgtgtgtgtgtgtgtgtgtgtgtgtgtgtgtgtgtgtgtgtgtgtgtgtgtgtgtgtgtgtgtgtgtgtgtgtgtgtgtgtgtgtgtgtgtgtgtgtgtgtgtgtgtgtgtgtgtttgcatgcGAGGGGGTTGTTTGTACTCTGAATATGTTAGAGTATATGCATATGCTTTGCATGCATAGTGCATAGCATATGCTTTGTTACTACAACCTATCACAAACGAAGTGCTGGCAGGGTCCCGGATGAATTTCTGCGCTGTAATAATCCAGTCTAAAAGTTCATCCACGAGTTTATAAATTATATACAAAGTGGCGCAGCCGTGTATAAACGTTGAGGTTCTTCATGTTGATTTTGCAGACTTTTCATTGCGGCTTTTTCTGTATTGTATTCGAGATTAACAGGTCCAGTATAGAAATGCTGCTAATTTGAAGCGCAGTTGGTTAGTCCTTATCGCTAGGTTTTCGTCCAGgacatccatcatcatcatcgccaccacccccatcgtcaccatcatcatcagcctgactacgcccactgcagggcaaaggcctctcccatgtctctccaattaaccctgtcctttgccagctgcggccaccgtatacccgcaaacttcttaatctcatccgcccacctaactatcTGCCGCCCCCCACCCACCCAAAGGAGGGATAAAGTAGAACTCAATTCCGGCCTTTTGTACATTGTATTAAATAATAATAGTTAAAGTAAAGAATTGCTGCTAATGGGAAGCGCAGTTGGTTAGTCCTTATCGCTAGGTTTTCGTCCAGgacatccatcatcatcatcgccaccacccccatcgtcaccatcatcatcagcctgactacgcccactgcagggcaaaggcctctcccatgtctctccaattaaccctgtcctttgccagctgcggccaccgtatacccgcaaacttcttaatctcatccgcccacctaactatcTGCCGCCCCCCACCCACCCAAAGGAGGGATAAAGTAGAACTCAATTCCGGCCTTTTGTACATTGTATTAAATAATAATAGTTAAAGTAAAGAATTGCTGCTAATGGGAAGCGCAGTTGGTTAGTCTTTCTCGCGAGGTTTTCGTCCAGgacatccatcatcatcatcgtcaccaccaccatcgtcatcatcatcatcatcagcctggctacgcccactgcagggcaaaggcctgtcccatgtctctccaattaactctgtcctttgccagctgcggccaccgtataaccgcaaacttcttaatctcatccacccacctaactttctgccgcccccaaCCCCCCCAAAGGAGGGCTAACTGAGACACTCAATTCCGGCCTTTTGTGCATTGTATTAAACAATAACAGTTAATGTAGAGAATTGTTGCTAATTTGAAGCGCAGTCGGTTACAGTCTTTGTCGCTAAGTTTTTCGTCCAGGACACCCAGAGGAGGGCGAAGGAACAAGACACTCACGCGCTGTTCCGCGCATGGTTTTCCTTGGGCGCAGCCGTGTTCGCCGTGTTCACCAGCTGCTTCATGCACTTCAAGCGGACCGTGCCTCAGGGCGTGCTCACGGGCACCGACTTCGACCGGTCCCTCCCTTCCGAGTTCCTGCGCTGTCGACGCTTCGCCCGCGACTGGGCTGCCTCGCTCTCCTGGCTCGGGATCGCGCTGTGCCTCTTCACCAGCATCTTCTGGCTCATCCTGGCCCGCATCATGCGCTTCTGAGGACCCTCTCCTGCGACGTCCTTGAAGGGTATCAGCAGAGACTGTGCTGTCTGTGCCCGCTTGCGCAGCCGCTTAGAAGAAGACTGTGTCATCGTTCAGCTGGGCACCCGCTTGCTCGGGACGTCGTACGACACGGCATCTTCTGCTTCGCTCTGAAGAAAGCTCAAGGAGGCTAGTCTGTACAGTGGTGGGCTTGGTGAAAGTGGCGAAGTGCTAGGACCAGGAATAATAGAGAACGCGACACAAGCGTTGGTTACGTACAGGCCTTGGGGAAAATATACAGCACACCGGCTTCGCTTCCAAGCCGTTAAAAGGGGAAGGGAAGGGAGGTTGTGGCACCCCTGGATAATGTGAGCTTCTGAGGGGTGAAGATCGGAGTTCCTCTTACCCTTCGGGGGGTTTGTATTGCTTGCGATGCAAAACAAGCCGCGCTGAATGGTCCAGAATGAATCCCGAGGGTTTTATGTATACACAAAGACTGTGCGTCACCAGTAGACAAAGAACGGAAATCTTGTATCGtgtttttacgcgacagcgtatacagctcgttcggtcgaaagccGCCGGCGTAGTAGGGGTCGGCACCGCGGGTCAGAAATAATCGCGGGAAGTTTTAAAAAATCCTATCATGGTAATATGTgtttctagtgattgatgattgattgttGTGTGATAGGCGACGGCGAGTTAATAAGATCATTGTAATTAGTTGATTAATTAAAGAAgtgaaaaatgacaaaaattgaaaaaagaggaattcaaaggtgtcaaaatgttcAGAATGAAAACTCAATGATTGATGCTGGTAATTAAGAAAAGTTAGAGTGTAATTGATCAATAAATAATTGAACCAATTGAAAAAATCAAAAATAAGTTccaaggtgtcaaactgctcagaatggaaagcctatcCCATTACGCtaccacgtcatacccttaaggcggagcttaagtgacctctccaatttttcttcttcatcttcgcacGCGTGCCGCTATACTCAGCTGACTTCGCGCTGAATGAGGACTAACACTAACGGTTCGGACTAGTCGCCACGTCATCTACAAGAAAAATAGGGCTAGGTGGGTGACAGTGTTAGAAGGGAGAAGAACTTTACCTACGTAATCTTCTATTGTCCTTGTTTGTCTGTCGGGATTCAAAGGAAGAAGGCACTTTACCAAGCCAGCGTCAAAACAAGGACTCTACTGCACCAGCTATAGCCTCCATACGAAGATTTACTCACCTACCTCTTACATAGCGGGCGCTCTCAAGCTGTTTGAAACTGGCTTAGCTAAACTGTGACTGAGATATGTGACTTGGACTCATTCTTGCGCTAAGGTAACGTGTTTGCTCACACCTTGGAGGTTCGATGCTGTGACAGAGAACAGCTATGAGACAGGAAGACGGAAGTGTCGACGACGCTGATCTGTGTTCTCGTCTTTTCTTGATGCTGTGTTTGACCAAGCGCGAAAACCTTGCGACACATGAATGGCTCGATGACGC includes these proteins:
- the LOC144100169 gene encoding uncharacterized protein LOC144100169, whose protein sequence is MEPRGSISAGGPGNHHVPSGTTTTTHHQQQQQGGGCDATSFYLGATLLLSLGSALCLLLAFLSDHWELVLYDADHVASLAQQRGLAMTRSRNVLRLADGGGSSGQQERGSSSSALFLVNLNGGVHRICSTLDGEDIAFLGSEAKDALTGCISYYSSSDEERVSTLVVRSPWLDKMKNLAMSCSLVSLILVGASALVGGFGICKRQLSAVMVTGVMFILAAVFAVFTSCFMHFKRTVPQGVLTGTDFDRSLPSEFLRCRRFARDWAASLSWLGIALCLFTSIFWLILARIMRF